cctccccagggaagtgccAAGAAACCCTGTCTGGGCTTTTCCTAGGGCTTGAGGCAAAAGGCAGTTACCCACACCCCACACAGCCAGTGCCTACAACCTATAGGGAAGGATAGGAACAGCTAGAAACTCTTCCAGGGAGGTCCCCTCTAATCATCCAACTCCTGCACCCCCTGACACGCTTGCAGAGCCACAGGCCTCCCCCCACAGAGACTCACATCGTCGTTGCCATCAGCCAGGTCCTGAGCTGTCTCGTTCTCCATGTTCCTCAGCAGGGTGTCAGCCCCAGAGTGTGAGAGGACGGCGGCGATGGCAGCATCCTTGCGGCCCACGGCCAGGTGGAGCGGAGTGCACCCGTTGTACATCTGGGCATCCACGTACGCCCCATTGCGCAGCAGGAACTGCACAGCCCTGCGGTTGTGGCACTCCACAGCCAGGTGCAATGGGGTCTTCCCGCTTGTGCCCTCCTGCAACCCAAAGGTCACAAGGGTgttggtggggggggggggtcctcTCAGCTGGGCCCTGCAGCACCCACCCACACCCCTTTGACTGGGTGCAGAGGGCAGCCCCCACCCTGACAGCTGTCACAGCACCCAACAACCTCTCAAGGACCTTTACTCTTTGCTCCCTCAAAATTCAGTGCCCCCAAGCCTCACAGCAGTGTCTTCCCCAGGGCTGAAGGGAGTGCCCAAGGGAGAGACCCACCATCCCAGCCTTTATAAAACATCACACCATGCCCAGTCTTACCCGAACATCGATGTTGGCACCACTCTCCAGAAGCAGAGACATCATTGGGATGTTCCCTTTCAAGGTACTGATGTGCAGACAGGCCAAGCCTGTGATGGGGAGGCAGAAGAGAGAGCCACAGTCAGCTCAGACCACCCTGGGGCACACcaatcccagccccattcccctTCTGTgtgctcctggatccctgcatACATATCTCATGATCTCTGCCCTAATCTggccaccagctctgccactgggCTGCCCTCAGGTCTCACCTTGCCAGttctggagctgcaggtccTGGTGGTGCCTATGGGGCTGAGTCGTGCCATCCGCTGTGGCTGtgccctccagcagctgctgggcacactgcaggtgctgctgctcacaggccAAGTGCAGCGGGGTGTTGCCATTGCGGTCCTGCAGCCCAGGGTTCACTCCCTTCTGGATCAGTGCCTGGATCACACTGGGCTGCTCCAGGTACACAGCGAGGTGGAGCGGGGTCTGGAGAGAAATTAGGAAAGGGGAGAATGTCCCATGGGACACCAGGTGTGATGAGCCCCATCAGTGTCCAGGAGCTAGCCTGGCAGCATGGGCTGACTGCCACCCAGGAgacccccatccctgtcctgagGTTACATGTGGCTGACACTGGTGGGGTCACATGGCTTGCTGTTCCCCTGCACCTCAGCTCAGGGATCACCCATGGAGACAGAGCTCATTCTCCCAAGTTATCTACCCTGCCACACTCCAGCCATGCCTCTTTCACAGCTGTCTGCAATGTCCTGGGGCCTTGCAAAGGAACCCTTCACCCCACGGTGCTGGGAGCTATCACACTTCTCTCTCAGGGTATCTCcacctcccttcttcccctccctgtaAAGAGGCTGCTCACATGGGACCTTCACCACGCTCTGGGGGAAGCAGGTGTGGGGTCCTGGGGAAAGGGCAGATGGATTGGGCATCTATCCAGgaaacagctgcagcatttctcttcctcccaTCTTCTGCCTATCACAACAGCATACCTGGAAAAGATCATTTTGGatctccagcacctccctgggtAGCTGAGCAATGCAGCAGAGTGCTACAGCTGGGACACAGTGGATAATGGCCAGATGAACCAACCTGCAGAGGGGATAATGgtgacaggaaagaaaaaaaagaaaagtaagtcCTGAGTGCCATGCTCAGGAGCAGAGATCCTTTCCTGCTGCATGAAGGAATAATCCCCCCGCCTCCTCCAgtctccctccctccagcttGGAGCTCCTCcatcctgccctctccctggGGAAGCTCAGCAGAAGGCCAAGGCAGGAACATGGTCTGAGGCTCCACAGGGCAGTCCTTTACTCTGATCCCCATGGGGAACAgaccctcctgtccctgctaAGCAACACAGGGTCCTCCCTCAGACCTCACAGCATGTGTAGGATTTCAACCTGCCACTGTCCAAAGCCAGACCTCCAACTGGTGTAGGTCCAAAGAGCCTGGGATGTGTTTTCCAGAGTCCAAGCGCTGGGTTTGGTGGCTGCGGAGGGAGGTCTGggctctggcagctgcctggggaaTTCCAgttccctgctgccagctgcacacTGTACTTCTGCTTTCCCCTCCACAAAGGCAAAGAGTCAAAGCTGTgcaggagcccagggctggtCCAAGATCACCTGCATGGCACAGTCCCTATGCCAGCTGACCTGCCGGTCCACTTtgatttcctcttctctcccccACATCCTTCCCTTTTAGCACTGTCACGGCAGGGCTGCACGCAGCCCGTCAGCACAGAAGGACACCAGAGATGCAGCTGTCAGAGCTTGGTGGCCAGCAGGGAGCTCTGGTCCTCAGGACTGTGGTCCTCACAGCCATGGGGTGGCCAGGCACCCCAGagtcccccagccccagcacagtcAGAAGACGAGCGAGACCACAACAGAGGCAGAGCCAAGAGGGAATTTACAGTTCCCCCTGCCAACCTCCTGTCTCCCAGGCCCCTTGCACTGAAGGGCTATCCTCCCACCATAGGGCAGCACCCTCAGGCCAAACCTGGCCACTGTGGTCAGCAGCAAGGAGCTCCCACTCTGTACAGCATGGCAGGCATGAGCTgagcctcctgctccctcctcaccACTGCACTGGGGACCTTGGGTGGCCTCTCTCTCTGGAAGGAATCAGCTCCAAACTGAAGGCTGGGCTCTGTCACCCATGCTGCTTTGATGGAGACTGACAGGGCCAAGATATGCAGGGtgagagctgtgccagccctgaCAAGACACTCTCCAGACAGCTTTGGGATGCCACCTGTGATGTGGGGGATAGAGAGCATCCCTCCACAGGCAGGAGGGGCAACACCTGGCCCTAAAGCTTTGCAGACAAGAAGTGGGGCTGGGACTGCCTTTTTGCCAGTTGCACATGAGTGTGCTGAGAAGCTCAGAGGCCAGTCCCAAAAATGTCCTTTATTGACCTCCTCCCAAGTGCTGCTTGAAGATCAAGCCAGCATCTGGGACCCCAGGCATCTTCAGTTGAAACCTGATTTTGAAGGCGAAACAAGGCCAGCTCCTCTCCACCCTGCTGCCGAGGTACAGGCTGTGCCCAACAGGAGACACTTTGTCCCCAGGGAAGCCCCAGTCAGGGGAATTCCCCACTGGAAGGGGAGGCCACCCATATTTGCTTGCCTCTGCACAGCCACGGGGTGCCCCCTCACTGCCAGCActcccagggcaggggagggggctgcaAGCAGGGGCCATGCAGCCCCATGGGCAGAGTCTGGCCACCCTCAGTGGTCCATGGGGCAGAGGCACAGCCAAGGTGCCCAGCCCAGGAACAAGGCAAACAGCTGCAAGAATGCCCCTCCCCTCATCAGGCCTTTGCTGACCCTAGCCTGGGTATGATCCGAGCAGGGATATTCCCTGCTGCGTTTTGCATCAGGCCCCAGTCCCTgtggcagcacctctgctgaGGTGGCCTTTGCACACTTGCAGGGACAGCCCCTGTTTCTCCAAACCTGCTCCCAGGCACCACGTGCGGGAAGAGGCTGCAGGATCTGCCTTTTTCAGGTACAGCAGAGTTAAGACTGCTCAAATAGGGGACTTTCCACAGCAATTCAGCTTGAACTTTAAACCGCCAGTGCTTTCGCTTTCCAGAGCCACACTGGGCTCCCAGGGGAGAGAGCAGGGCTCAGGGTTGTGTTCCATGGCAGACAGCCCTCGTGCCCCAGGAATCCCCCGGGCCCCTCTGTTACTACCCACACCACACTGCACTGTCATGTGGGGACGAGTGGGGCAGTCACCCCGGGGAGGTGGAAACCCCCGAGCAGCcctctgccactgccagcaCCTCACTTTTCCTGGCTGGGCTGCCTTTGCAGCTCAACAAGACAGTGGAGCTGCTCGGGGCTGAGCTAGTTTGAGCATCCATGCTGCAGAGGCAACGAGGGTGACCATCATCCTCCTGGCCAGAGTTCAGGCTTTCACCTTGCAGCTGGGATGTGCCTGCTTTGAAGCATTGCTTCTCCccccctcttccttctccacccggtgcagcctcctcctgggctttcatttctgcattcGTTCCTGCCTTTCCTCATTGCCAACCCTCAACTTCCTGAAATGGCTGCAGGAACCTGAGCTACTTGGGGGAATCATGACAAGGCCAGCGGGCTGGGAGGAGCTCACCATGAGCACACGTGCACCGAGGCATTCTGTGCCACGGGCAGTGCTGCCAACCAGGAACTGGGATTCTCTCCTAGCCCAGGAAACCTCTTACACCCAGGAGACATGAGGCGCAGGCATCGTGCCAGTCTCCACTTTTTTCCACCAAGGCTATGAGCATACCTCTCTGTCTGTGCCACGGCAGCCACGTGGCCCAGCTGCTGATGGGCTGCTACATGCTGGCACATGATGTGCCAGAGCCAGGGCATGGCAATGGAGAGACACCTGCTCgctgccaggcactgctcctCGCCCAGCCACAGCGGTGTGCCCTTGCCAGAACGAGCCCTCCGCCCTGCCATCAGATCCTTGCCCATCCCGGGCTCTCTGCACAtctctcctctgctttcctctacttgcctgctccctccctcctcagGCTCTTGCCTGCAatgctcctggctgcagccacaggggtGGGTGTTCAGCAGGAACTGTCAGAAAGGGCAAAGGGGAATTTTGGAGAGGGcaagggatggaggagctgtgggcagaggaaATGTGGCAGGAGTACAGACTGCTGGGTTCATTCTCAGCTTTTCCACTTGCTCACCAGCTCTGTCCTAGCATAAGGGGATTCAATGCTCTGAATCACAAAGGCACAGGACATCCCTGGCACAAAGTGATCTACCCATCATCATGGAGATAACCCTGGAGCAGAGAGG
The window above is part of the Corvus moneduloides isolate bCorMon1 chromosome 3, bCorMon1.pri, whole genome shotgun sequence genome. Proteins encoded here:
- the NFKBIE gene encoding NF-kappa-B inhibitor epsilon, which produces MSRAAGGECRKEAAGWEGEDGQCDSGIESLRSLPGGRETPAAPEGRPEALEETLAEAAAAEERLDSSYGSGALLEALPGLPGAPGGRPEEPPPRPERLSRQQLQALSYISEDGDTLVHLAIIHCVPAVALCCIAQLPREVLEIQNDLFQTPLHLAVYLEQPSVIQALIQKGVNPGLQDRNGNTPLHLACEQQHLQCAQQLLEGTATADGTTQPHRHHQDLQLQNWQGLACLHISTLKGNIPMMSLLLESGANIDVREGTSGKTPLHLAVECHNRRAVQFLLRNGAYVDAQMYNGCTPLHLAVGRKDAAIAAVLSHSGADTLLRNMENETAQDLADGNDDLLALLPFDDLKISGKPVVCSE